The following nucleotide sequence is from Actinomycetes bacterium.
CCTTCGCTCAATGGCCGGACACCTCAAGCCCATTGAGACGGTGGGCACAGCCCCCGGGGCAGCCCTCAACTGGGTAGTCGTTCCAATCCTCGCCGTCATGCTCTGGATGGCACTGTGCCCCTGCACCGGTCCGGCCAATGAGCCGAATCGAGCCGCTTAGGGCCGATCCAAGCGCCGCAACCTCTCGGCACTTCGCGTGCCGCCTCAGCGGCACGCCCCATCGGCACATCGCGTGCACCCTCAGCGGCGCACGCTAACGGCATCACTTCTGCGTGCCCCGGAGCAGCACGAGTGGGCACTATGCACTCCCGCCAACGAGTTCCTTCGTGTTCGATGGACGCATCCGATAGCGGGAGGGCCGATGCCGAGCGGCGATGAGATTCGAGACGTTCAGCGAGCGACGTGGGCCGGGCTTTCTGCGGGCTGGGAGAAGTGGGACTCGGTCATCATGGATCAGCTGGGCCCGGTCGGCACAGCGATGATCGACCGTCTCGACATCGCCGATGATCAGCAGCATCTCGATATCGCCGCGGGCACTGGTGAGCCGGGGCTGACCGTCGCCAAGCTTGCGCCGAGAGGACACGTCGTTCTGACCGACCTTGCAGCTGAGATGCTCGACATCGCGACGCGACGAGCGAACGCGCAAGGGATCACCAACTTTGAGACCAAGGTGTGCAGCGCCGACGACCTGCCATTCGGTGACGCGACATTCGACACTATCTCGGTGCGGTTCGGGTACATGTTCCTTCCCGACGTCGCCAAAGCGACCGCCGAGTTCGCGCGCGTGCTCAAGCCGGGCGGACGTCTGTGCTCGTCGGTATGGGTCAAGCCCGAGGAGAATCCGTGGACGACGATCGCCATGCAGGCAATCGCGTCGGAGGCGGTGCTGGTGCCACCCGACCCGGACGGGCCGAATATGTTCCGGTGCGCTGCCCCGGGATATGTCAGTGCCCTGTACGAGGCTGCGGGGCTGCGCGACGTGGCCGAGTGGGACGTCGACGTCGAACTCGTGACGCGATCGCCCGCGCAGTATTGGGAGATGATCAGCGAGCACGTCTCGCTTGCAGTTGCAGCGCTTCAGCAGGTCGACGAACCGGCGCGGGAGCGGATCGCGACGGCCGTCATCGCCAAGGTCAGCACCTACGAGTCAAACGGCAAGGTGAGGATTCCAGGCGTGGCCTGCTGCATCGTCGGCACGAAGTAGGGACACCTGAACAGAAGCGCCGGGAAGACCGCGC
It contains:
- a CDS encoding class I SAM-dependent methyltransferase, which produces MPSGDEIRDVQRATWAGLSAGWEKWDSVIMDQLGPVGTAMIDRLDIADDQQHLDIAAGTGEPGLTVAKLAPRGHVVLTDLAAEMLDIATRRANAQGITNFETKVCSADDLPFGDATFDTISVRFGYMFLPDVAKATAEFARVLKPGGRLCSSVWVKPEENPWTTIAMQAIASEAVLVPPDPDGPNMFRCAAPGYVSALYEAAGLRDVAEWDVDVELVTRSPAQYWEMISEHVSLAVAALQQVDEPARERIATAVIAKVSTYESNGKVRIPGVACCIVGTK